One stretch of Paenibacillus sp. AN1007 DNA includes these proteins:
- a CDS encoding DUF2268 domain-containing protein: MKITALRSNQVYRSIIRAEPAEKVELYRQEMLRPFMGKWNTQHIPFHAQEPGGFDVLTMNNWMNIAPEAITSDINESLTAISSEAFWKQCHEAVEASLGAFMKDGIPLNVSNYLYTILLGNPESPMLAMNERISGDGGIPGYIIATLVPNAYTLPRIPSVLAHECNHNVRYQHIQWNQAITLGEMIVSEGLAENFAAFLYGEELLGPWVTKTDMNMLNTIIKPKIKDQLHVTGFDQIHPYLYGDELASLQHFTPVGMPYAAGYACGYHLIRYYLNKTGQPITEATITPASAILAEIEDFWHEETIFHH; encoded by the coding sequence ATAAAAATAACGGCGTTACGTTCAAATCAGGTCTACCGCAGCATCATACGAGCTGAACCGGCGGAAAAAGTGGAATTGTACCGTCAGGAGATGCTTCGTCCTTTTATGGGAAAATGGAATACACAGCACATCCCTTTCCACGCTCAGGAACCTGGCGGATTCGATGTGCTCACCATGAACAACTGGATGAATATCGCCCCTGAGGCGATCACATCTGACATAAACGAATCTTTGACGGCCATCTCTTCCGAGGCATTCTGGAAGCAGTGTCATGAGGCGGTTGAGGCAAGTCTGGGTGCATTTATGAAGGATGGCATCCCCCTTAACGTGTCCAATTATTTATACACCATTTTATTAGGCAATCCGGAGAGCCCGATGCTCGCAATGAATGAACGTATTAGCGGAGATGGCGGCATCCCCGGTTATATTATTGCGACTCTCGTCCCAAACGCGTATACTCTACCTCGCATTCCATCCGTGCTTGCTCATGAGTGCAATCATAATGTGAGATACCAGCATATCCAGTGGAATCAGGCAATTACGCTTGGAGAGATGATTGTCAGCGAAGGTCTTGCAGAGAATTTTGCCGCTTTCCTGTACGGGGAGGAGCTGCTTGGGCCATGGGTTACCAAGACAGATATGAACATGTTAAACACCATTATTAAACCGAAGATCAAAGATCAGTTACATGTGACCGGATTTGATCAGATTCATCCGTATCTTTACGGCGACGAGCTTGCAAGTCTGCAGCACTTTACACCTGTGGGCATGCCGTATGCGGCTGGATACGCCTGCGGGTATCACTTGATTCGATATTATCTGAACAAAACGGGCCAGCCGATTACGGAAGCCACCATTACACCGGCAAGTGCAATCCTTGCTGAGATCGAGGACTTTTGGCATGAAGAAACGATATTTCACCATTAA
- a CDS encoding MerR family transcriptional regulator, which translates to MKKRYFTIKEIMQITGVTKRTLHYYDQTNLLKPSKVEASGYRLYDQEAIGRLQTILLFKEMNFSLQDIASALKRSIDEQREMLRTHRAALVERKVKLEATIRQLDNYVDGTDITQLELFSDSPIQSIQTQYESEAKLIYGETQRFQEYEANTAKLSAVEKEQAYQQFGADLEKVFQKLAAHQSFPPDAKEVQEVVQQWASALSRFMTCDAEILRCIAAVYTTDSRYITYFRQFGDESFLHFLVESITAFSAAPNDTLDLPEFQK; encoded by the coding sequence ATGAAGAAACGATATTTCACCATTAAAGAAATCATGCAGATTACGGGAGTTACCAAGCGCACCCTGCATTATTATGATCAGACCAACCTGCTCAAACCGAGTAAAGTCGAAGCGAGCGGTTATCGGCTATATGATCAGGAAGCCATCGGCAGGCTGCAGACCATTCTGCTGTTCAAAGAAATGAATTTCTCACTGCAGGATATTGCGTCCGCGCTGAAACGATCCATCGATGAACAAAGGGAAATGCTGCGGACACATCGGGCTGCACTAGTTGAACGCAAAGTAAAGCTTGAAGCCACCATACGTCAACTCGACAATTATGTGGATGGGACAGATATTACTCAATTGGAGCTGTTCAGCGACTCGCCTATTCAGTCCATCCAAACACAGTATGAATCCGAAGCGAAGCTGATCTATGGAGAAACACAGAGGTTTCAGGAATATGAAGCCAATACAGCCAAACTTTCTGCAGTAGAAAAAGAACAAGCGTATCAGCAATTTGGTGCAGATCTGGAAAAAGTATTTCAAAAGCTGGCAGCACATCAAAGCTTCCCTCCTGATGCGAAAGAAGTACAAGAGGTTGTTCAGCAGTGGGCAAGTGCTCTCTCCCGCTTCATGACCTGTGATGCCGAGATACTGCGCTGCATTGCAGCGGTTTATACGACGGATTCACGGTACATCACTTATTTCCGCCAATTTGGCGATGAGAGTTTTTTACATTTTCTGGTTGAGTCCATCACAGCATTTTCAGCAGCACCCAATGATACCCTGGACCTGCCGGAATTCCAGAAGTAA